The following are from one region of the Vanessa atalanta chromosome 5, ilVanAtal1.2, whole genome shotgun sequence genome:
- the LOC125064048 gene encoding cuticle protein 8-like, translating to MNFKVVIFAASLMAVSAQHHEQSHGHATSSQSIIRHDISHNQHGYSHQPIALHAAPVAYHQPTVSVHHAAPIVHSAPIVHHATPIAYHQAPVYHSQHNGAHEHQDYYAHPKYEFQYNVEDHHTGDIKSQHEARDGDHVTGSYSLHQPDGSVRTVHYNADKHSGFNAQVDYSAPSTHAQPIHHASEHILSHH from the exons atgaattttaag GTTGTAATTTTTGCCGCTTCGCTGATGGCAGTCAGCGCGCAGCATCATGAACAAAGTCATGGTCATGCAACTTCTTCTCAATCAATCATCCGTCATGATATCTCGCACAACCAACATGGCTACAGCCACCAACCGATCGctctccacgctgctccagtcgCATACCATCAACCCACTGTTTCCGTTCACCATGCTGCCCCCATTGTTCACTCTGCTCCTATAGTTCACCACGCTACTCCTATCGCATACCATCAAGCTCCCGTATACCACAGCCAACACAATGGCGCTCATGAACACCAGGATTACTAC GCGCATCCCAAATACGAGTTCCAATACAACGTAGAAGACCACCACACTGGTGACATCAAGTCGCAGCACGAAGCTCGTGATGGTGATCATGTGACCGGCTCCTACAGTCTGCACCAGCCTGATGGTTCCGTTCGCACCGTCCACTACAACGCTGATAAGCATAGCgg ATTTAACGCACAAGTTGACTACTCCGCCCCATCGACACACGCCCAGCCGATTCACCACGCTTCAGAACACATCCTATCTCATCactaa
- the LOC125064398 gene encoding cuticle protein 8-like, with protein MAVSAQHHGQSHGHATSSQSIIRHDVSHDHGYNHVQPIAVHSAPVYHHQPAAYIQHAAPIVHAAPIVHHAAPIAHHQTPVYHNQHNDGHEHQDYYSHPKYEFQYNVEDHHTGDIKSQHEARDGDHVTGSYSLHQPDGSVRTVHYNADKHSGFNAQVDYSAPSTHAQPIHHAPEHILSHH; from the exons ATGGCAGTAAGCGCGCAACATCACGGACAAAGCCATGGCCATGCAACATCTTCTCAATCCATCATCCGGCACGACGTCTCCCATGACCACGGCTACAACCACGTACAACCAATTGCCGTCCACAGTGCTCCTGTATATCACCACCAACCAGCTGCTTACATCCAACACGCCGCCCCTATcgtccacgctgctccaatagtACACCATGCTGCTCCCATTGCGCACCATCAAACTCCAGTCTACCACAACCAACATAATGATGGTCATGAACACCAGGACTACTAC TCTCATCCTAAATACGAGTTCCAATACAACGTAGAAGACCATCACACCGGTGACATCAAGTCTCAGCACGAAGCTCGTGATGGTGACCACGTGACTGGCTCCTACAGTCTGCACCAGCCCGATGGTTCCGTCCGCACTGTCCATTACAACGCCGATAAGCACAGCGG aTTTAACGCACAAGTTGACTACTCTGCTCCATCAACACACGCCCAGCCGATTCACCACGCTCCTGAACACATCCTCTCTCATCACTAA
- the LOC125064047 gene encoding cuticle protein 8-like has translation MNFKVVIFAASLMAVSAQHHGQSHGHATSSQSIIRHDVSHDHGYNHVQPIAVHSAPVYHHQPAAYIQHAAPIVHAAPIVHHAAPIAHHQTPVYHNQHNDGHEHQDYYSHPKYEFQYNVEDHHTGDIKSQHEARDGDHVTGSYSLHQPDGSVRTVHYNADKHSGFNAQVDYSAPSTHAQPIHHAPEHILSHH, from the exons atgaattttaag gtTGTCATTTTTGCCGCTTCGCTGATGGCAGTAAGCGCGCAACATCACGGTCAAAGCCATGGCCATGCAACATCTTCTCAATCCATCATCCGACACGACGTCTCCCATGACCACGGCTACAACCACGTACAACCAATTGCCGTCCACAGTGCTCCTGTATATCACCACCAACCAGCTGCTTACATCCAACACGCCGCCCCTATcgtccacgctgctccaatagtACACCATGCTGCTCCCATTGCGCACCATCAAACTCCAGTCTACCACAACCAACATAATGATGGTCATGAACACCAGGACTACTAC TCTCATCCTAAATACGAGTTCCAATACAACGTAGAAGACCATCACACCGGTGACATCAAGTCTCAGCACGAAGCTCGTGATGGTGACCACGTGACTGGCTCCTACAGTCTGCACCAGCCCGATGGTTCCGTCCGTACTGTCCATTACAACGCCGATAAGCACAGCGG aTTTAACGCACAAGTTGACTACTCCGCCCCATCAACACACGCCCAGCCGATTCACCACGCTCCTGAACACATCCTCTCTCATCACTAA